From the Musa acuminata AAA Group cultivar baxijiao chromosome BXJ3-7, Cavendish_Baxijiao_AAA, whole genome shotgun sequence genome, one window contains:
- the LOC103991381 gene encoding phragmoplastin DRP1C, giving the protein MATMESLIGLVNRIQRACTVLGDHGGEGSLWEALPSVAVVGGQSSGKSSVLESIVGRDFLPRGSGIVTRRPLVLQLHKTESGSEYAEFLHAPRRKYTDFAGVRKEIADETDRITGKSKQISNVPIHLSIYSPHVVNLTLIDLPGLTKVAVEGQPESIVTDIEDMVRSYVEKPNCIILAISPANQDIATSDAIKLAREVDPSGERTFGVVTKLDLMDKGTNALDVLEGRSYRLQHPWVGIVNRSQADINKNVDMIAARRKEQEYFANSPDYGHLAHKMGSEYLAKLLSKHLESAIRARIPSIVALINKTIDELEAELDRLGRPIGADGGAQLYTILEMCRAFDRIFKEHLDGGRPGGDRIYGVFDNQLPAALKKLPFDRHLSLHNVRKVISEADGYQPHLIAPEQGYRRLIDSSLGYFKGPAEASVDAVHFVLKELVRKSIGETEELKRFPTLQSDIAAAANEALERFRDDSRKTVLRLVEMESAYLTVDFFRKLSHEPDKGSNPGSTPNTPAPDRYGDHHLRKIGSNVSSYVGMVCDTLKNTIPKAVVHCQVREAKKSLLNYFYAQVGGREKKQLSAMLDEDPTLMEKRNAIAKRLELYKHARDEIDSVGWK; this is encoded by the exons ATGGCGACCATGGAGAGCCTGATCGGCCTCGTGAACCGGATCCAGAGGGCGTGCACCGTCTTGGGCGATCATGGCGGCGAGGGCTCCCTGTGGGAAGCTCTCCCCTCCGTCGCCGTCGTCGGCGGCCAG AGCTCAGGGAAGTCGTCCGTGCTGGAGAGCATCGTGGGGAGGGACTTCTTGCCTCGTGGATCTG GTATCGTGACCCGGAGGCCGTTGGTGTTGCAACTTCACAAGACGGAGAGTGGGTCGGAGTACGCGGAGTTCCTTCATGCCCCTAGGAGGAAGTATACCGACTTTG CTGGTGTTAGAAAGGAGATTGCTGATGAAACTGATCGGATAACTGGAAAATCAAAACAAATATCCAATGTTCCAATCCATCTGAGCATTTACTCGCCACATG TGGTTAACTTAACACTCATAGATCTTCCTGGGTTGACAAAGGTTGCAGTAG AGGGACAGCCTGAATCAATAGTCACAGATATTGAAGATATGGTGCGGTCTTATGTTGAAAAG CCCAATTGTATCATACTGGCCATATCTCCTGCGAATCAAGACATTGCCACCTCAGATGCCATCAAGCTTGCAAGGGAAGTAGATCCTTCAg GTGAGCGAACTTTTGGTGTCGTGACAAAGCTTGATCTTATGGACAAGGGTACCAATGCTTTAGAT GTGCTTGAAGGAAGATCGTATCGGTTACAACATCCTTGGGTAGGAATTGTTAATCGGTCACAAGCTGATATTAACAAGAATGTAGATATGATTGCAGCACGACGCAAAGAACAAGAATATTTTGCAAATAGCCCTGATTATGGACATCTGGCACATAAAATGGGTTCGGAGTATCTCGCAAAACTATTATCCAAG CATCTGGAGAGTGCAATCAGAGCACGAATACCAAGTATAGTAGCTTTAATTAATAAAACAATTGATGAGCTTGAGGCTGAGTTGGACCGTCTTGGCAGACCTATTGGAGCTGATGGAGGG GCGCAGCTTTACACAATATTGGAGATGTGTCGTGCATTTGATCGAATTTTTAAAGAGCACTTGGATGGAGG ACGACCTGGTGGAGATAGGATCTATGGGGTTTTCGACAACCAACTACCTGCAGCTCTGAAGAAGCTCCCATTTGATAGACATCTTTCTTTACATAATGTTCGAAAGGTTATTTCTGAAGCAGATGGTTACCAGCCTCATCTGATTGCGCCCGAGCAAGGATATAGAAGGCTTATAGATAGCTCTCTAGGCTATTTCAAGGGTCCGGCAGAAGCATCCGTGGATGCT GTGCACTTTGTTTTGAAAGAACTTGTTCGGAAATCTATTGGTGAAACAGAG GAACTGAAGCGCTTCCCAACTCTTCAGAGTGATATAGCAGCTGCAGCAAACGAAGCTTTGGAAAGGTTCCGGGATGACAGCCGGAAAACAGTTCTTCGTCTAGTAGAAATGGAGTCAGCCTACCTCACAGTGGACTTCTTCAGAAAACTCTCTCATGAACCTGATAAAGGTTCAAATCCTGGTTCAACTCCCAATACTCCAGCACCCGACAGATATGGTGATCACCACCTGAGGAAAATTG GTTCCAATGTGTCATCTTATGTTGGCATGGTATGCGACACACTGAAGAATACTATACCAAAGGCTGTCGTTCATTGTCAAGTCCGCGAAGCAAAGAAGTCGCTGCTTAATTATTTTTATGCGCAAGTTGGGGGGAGGGAG AAGAAGCAGCTTAGTGCTATGTTGGACGAGGACCCAACTCTCATGGAGAAGAGAAATGCCATAGCTAAGAGACTGGAGCTCTACAAACATGCAAGAGATGAGATTGATTCTGTTGGCTGGAAATGA
- the LOC135643356 gene encoding adagio-like protein 3 isoform X1, which yields MAAGVERGRGGAGGGGNPLKRLKWSQEDEMELEEEEEEMAGLGRFYYPDCPSAFVVSDAVEPDFPLIYVNTVFENATGYRADEVLGRNCRFLQFRDPRAQRRHPLVDPMVVAEIHRCLEEGIEFQGELLNFRKDGTPLVNRLRLTPIYGDDGFVTHIIGIQLFSEANIDLNRLSYPVFKQTSFIKSYHQDPKFSIPETNSNNQNRDYCGILQLSDEVLAHNILSRLTPRDVASIGSACIRMRQLTKNEHLRKMVCQNAWGREVTIRLELSTKRLGWGRLARELTTLEAASWKKFTVGGRVEPSRCNFSACAVGNRLVLFGGEGINMQPMDDTFVLNLESANPEWHRVKVTSSPPGRWGHTLSCLSGSWLVVFGGYGSQGLLNDVFVLDLDAQQPGWKEVFGEAPPLPRSWHSSCTVGGSKLVVSGGCTSAGVLLSDTFLLDLTREKPTWREIPSPWVPPRLGHTLSAYDKTKILMFGGLAKSGSLRLRSCDTFSIDLEDDEPQWRQLATTGFPGTGPPPRLDHVAVSLPCGRIIIFGGSIAGLHSPSQLFLLDPLEDEPTWRILNVPGQPPKFAWGHSTCVVGGTRVLVLGGHTGEEWILNELHELCLASRPEGDP from the exons ATGGCAGCAGGAGTAGAGCGAGGGAGAGGAGGAGCCGGCGGGGGAGGGAACCCGCTGAAGCGACTCAAGTGGTCGCAGGAGGACGAAATGGAgctcgaggaagaggaggaagagatggcGGGCCTTGGCCGGTTCTACTACCCGGACTGCCCTTCGGCTTTCGTCGTCTCCGACGCCGTCGAGCCCGACTTCCCGCTCATCTACGTTAACACCGTCTTCGAGAACGCCACCGGATACCGCGCCGACGAGGTCCTCGGACGGAACTG CCGATTCTTGCAGTTTCGTGATCCGCGAGCACAAAGACGGCATCCCTTGGTGGACCCAATGGTTGTCGCTGAAATTCATAGATGTCTGGAGGAAGGGATAGAGTTTCAAGGCGAGCTTCTCAATTTTAGGAAGGATGGCACTCCGCTGGTGAACAGATTAAGGCTTACGCCGATATACGGCGATGACGGCTTCGTTACCCACATCATAGGCATCCAGCTGTTTTCTGAAGCAAACATTGATCTCAACCGTTTGTCGTACCCAGTTTTCAAACAGACCTCCTTCATCAAGTCCTACCATCAGGATCCAAAATTCTCCATACCTGAAACCAATTCTAATAACCAAAACCGGGACTACTGTGGGATCCTTCAGCTCTCAGATGAAGTCCTGGCACATAACATCTTGTCACGCTTGACACCTCGAGATGTAGCTTCTATTGGATCAGCATGCATTAGAATGCGTCAACTAACTAAAAATGAGCATTTGAGGAAGATGGTTTGCCAAAATGCATGGGGAAGAGAGGTGACCATAAGATTGGAGCTGAGCACCAAAAGATTAGGATGGGGCAGGCTAGCAAGGGAGCTAACCACACTGGAGGCTGCCTCGTGGAAGAAGTTCACAGTTGGTGGCAGAGTAGAGCCTTCCCGTTGTAATTTTAGCGCCTGTGCTGTTGGTAATCGGTTGGTTCTCTTCGGAGGAGAAGGCATCAATATGCAACCGATGGATGATACTTTTGTTCTCAATCTCGAGTCAGCAAATCCAGAATGGCACCGTGTGAAGGTCACCTCATCGCCTCCAGGACGCTGGGGGCACACGCTTTCATGCCTAAGTGGTTCATGGCTGGTTGTCTTTGGTGGATACGGCAGTCAAGGATTGCTGAACGATGTGTTTGTGTTGGACTTGGATGCCCAGCAGCCAGGTTGGAAAGAAGTCTTCGGTGAAGCCCCTCCTCTTCCAAGATCCTGGCACAGCTCTTGCACTGTTGGTGGATCCAAACTTGTTGTATCAGGTGGGTGCACCAGTGCCGGTGTCCTTCTAAGTGACACTTTTCTACTGGATTTGACTAGGGAGAAGCCAACATGGAGGGAGATACCCTCCCCATGGGTGCCTCCTAGGCTTGGTCACACACTTTCAGCATATGACAAGACTAAGATTCTGATGTTTGGAGGACTGGCTAAGAGTGGCTCACTAAGGCTGCGGTCATGCGATACATTCAGTATCGACTTGGAAGATGATGAGCCTCAGTGGAGGCAGCTAGCGACCACCGGCTTTCCTGGTACAGGTCCGCCACCGAGATTGGACCATGTGGCTGTCAGTTTGCCTTGTGGAAGGATTATCATCTTCGGTGGATCGATCGCAGGCCTTCACTCACCGTCGCAGCTCTTCCTCTTGGACCCATTAGAAGATGAACCAACATGGAGGATCCTCAATGTCCCTGGTCAGCCCCCAAAGTTTGCATGGGGACATAGCACTTGTGTCGTTGGAGGGACACGAGTTCTTGTGCTCGGTGGTCACACCGGTGAAGAGTGGATTCTGAATGAGCTGCATGAGCTATGCTTGGCTAGCAGACCCGAAGGAGATCCATGA
- the LOC135643356 gene encoding adagio-like protein 3 isoform X2: protein MVVAEIHRCLEEGIEFQGELLNFRKDGTPLVNRLRLTPIYGDDGFVTHIIGIQLFSEANIDLNRLSYPVFKQTSFIKSYHQDPKFSIPETNSNNQNRDYCGILQLSDEVLAHNILSRLTPRDVASIGSACIRMRQLTKNEHLRKMVCQNAWGREVTIRLELSTKRLGWGRLARELTTLEAASWKKFTVGGRVEPSRCNFSACAVGNRLVLFGGEGINMQPMDDTFVLNLESANPEWHRVKVTSSPPGRWGHTLSCLSGSWLVVFGGYGSQGLLNDVFVLDLDAQQPGWKEVFGEAPPLPRSWHSSCTVGGSKLVVSGGCTSAGVLLSDTFLLDLTREKPTWREIPSPWVPPRLGHTLSAYDKTKILMFGGLAKSGSLRLRSCDTFSIDLEDDEPQWRQLATTGFPGTGPPPRLDHVAVSLPCGRIIIFGGSIAGLHSPSQLFLLDPLEDEPTWRILNVPGQPPKFAWGHSTCVVGGTRVLVLGGHTGEEWILNELHELCLASRPEGDP from the coding sequence ATGGTTGTCGCTGAAATTCATAGATGTCTGGAGGAAGGGATAGAGTTTCAAGGCGAGCTTCTCAATTTTAGGAAGGATGGCACTCCGCTGGTGAACAGATTAAGGCTTACGCCGATATACGGCGATGACGGCTTCGTTACCCACATCATAGGCATCCAGCTGTTTTCTGAAGCAAACATTGATCTCAACCGTTTGTCGTACCCAGTTTTCAAACAGACCTCCTTCATCAAGTCCTACCATCAGGATCCAAAATTCTCCATACCTGAAACCAATTCTAATAACCAAAACCGGGACTACTGTGGGATCCTTCAGCTCTCAGATGAAGTCCTGGCACATAACATCTTGTCACGCTTGACACCTCGAGATGTAGCTTCTATTGGATCAGCATGCATTAGAATGCGTCAACTAACTAAAAATGAGCATTTGAGGAAGATGGTTTGCCAAAATGCATGGGGAAGAGAGGTGACCATAAGATTGGAGCTGAGCACCAAAAGATTAGGATGGGGCAGGCTAGCAAGGGAGCTAACCACACTGGAGGCTGCCTCGTGGAAGAAGTTCACAGTTGGTGGCAGAGTAGAGCCTTCCCGTTGTAATTTTAGCGCCTGTGCTGTTGGTAATCGGTTGGTTCTCTTCGGAGGAGAAGGCATCAATATGCAACCGATGGATGATACTTTTGTTCTCAATCTCGAGTCAGCAAATCCAGAATGGCACCGTGTGAAGGTCACCTCATCGCCTCCAGGACGCTGGGGGCACACGCTTTCATGCCTAAGTGGTTCATGGCTGGTTGTCTTTGGTGGATACGGCAGTCAAGGATTGCTGAACGATGTGTTTGTGTTGGACTTGGATGCCCAGCAGCCAGGTTGGAAAGAAGTCTTCGGTGAAGCCCCTCCTCTTCCAAGATCCTGGCACAGCTCTTGCACTGTTGGTGGATCCAAACTTGTTGTATCAGGTGGGTGCACCAGTGCCGGTGTCCTTCTAAGTGACACTTTTCTACTGGATTTGACTAGGGAGAAGCCAACATGGAGGGAGATACCCTCCCCATGGGTGCCTCCTAGGCTTGGTCACACACTTTCAGCATATGACAAGACTAAGATTCTGATGTTTGGAGGACTGGCTAAGAGTGGCTCACTAAGGCTGCGGTCATGCGATACATTCAGTATCGACTTGGAAGATGATGAGCCTCAGTGGAGGCAGCTAGCGACCACCGGCTTTCCTGGTACAGGTCCGCCACCGAGATTGGACCATGTGGCTGTCAGTTTGCCTTGTGGAAGGATTATCATCTTCGGTGGATCGATCGCAGGCCTTCACTCACCGTCGCAGCTCTTCCTCTTGGACCCATTAGAAGATGAACCAACATGGAGGATCCTCAATGTCCCTGGTCAGCCCCCAAAGTTTGCATGGGGACATAGCACTTGTGTCGTTGGAGGGACACGAGTTCTTGTGCTCGGTGGTCACACCGGTGAAGAGTGGATTCTGAATGAGCTGCATGAGCTATGCTTGGCTAGCAGACCCGAAGGAGATCCATGA
- the LOC135643357 gene encoding uncharacterized protein LOC135643357 encodes MLIRAAVPQVHHPWLPPPIAPALAVVQKVPPAAISCRLGTPHLRSLKTSHGLCKARRRVRYEEEDEEEDTEEHAQNSEISLMEAYSEAVRDVALVVRATVDGEEETVLVFKGFSSCLSSRTSYDPSKSVLPARAVIECIDVVRGPFDPSNVEYLEKDLTWEAFKTRLQTNNR; translated from the exons ATGTTGATCCGTGCCGCAGTCCCACAAGTCCACCACCCATGGCTGCCTCCGCCCATTGCCCCCGCCCTTGCCGTCGTTCAGAAGGTGCCACCTGCGGCCATCTCCTGCCGCCTCGGCACGCCGCATTTGCGCAGCCTCAAGACAAGCCACGGCCTCTGTAAAGCGAGGCGAAGGGTGAGGtacgaagaagaagatgaggaggaggacaccGAGGAGCATGCGCAGAACTCGGAGATCTCGTTGATGGAAGCTTACAGCGAAGCAGTCAGAGATGTGGCTCTCGTTGTCCGGGCAACAGTGGATGGCGAAGAAGAGACTGTGCTCGTCTTTAAG GGTTTCTCTTCTTGTTTGAGCTCCAGGACCTCATATGATCCATCCAAGAGTGTTCTTCCAGCGAGAGCAGTCATCGAATGCATAGATGTGGTGAGAGGGCCATTCGATCCCTCCAACGTGGAGTACTTGGAGAAGGACTTGACATGGGAGGCCTTCAAGACTCGTCTGCAAACCAACAACCGATGA
- the LOC135642665 gene encoding alpha,alpha-trehalose-phosphate synthase [UDP-forming] 6-like → MVSRSYSNLLELASGEPPSISQIRRRIPRVMTVAGIISDLDSDSDSDGSATGPSSTTRDRTIVVANQLPIRARRRPDGRGWDFSWDEDSLLLQLKDAIGDRGADMEFFYVGCLRDEIPPADQDDVGQVLLESFKCVPAFLPPDLLARYYHGFCKQQLWPLFHYMLPMSPDLGGRFDRSLWQAYVSVNKIFADKILEVINPDDDFVWVHDYHLMVLPTFLRKRFNRIKLGFFLHSPFPSSEIYKTLPVREELLRALLNSDLIGFHTFDYARHFLSCCGRMLGLSYESKRGYIGLEYYGRTVSIKILPVGIHLGQLKSVLGLPETETKVQELREQFLEKGRVMMLGVDDMDIFKGISLKLLAMEELLKQHPEWRGKVVLVQIANPARGRGKGVKEVQAESFATMKRINEAYGNPGYEPIVLIDEPLPFFHRIAYYVVAECCLVTAVRDGMNLIPYEYIISRQGNEKLDRVLGLGTSAQKKSMLVLSEFIGCSPSLSGAIRVNPWNIEAVADAMVNALEMSEQEKQFRHEKHYKYVSTHDVGYWANSFVQDLERTCRDHSRRRCWGIGFGLGFRVVSLDTNFRKLAMEHIVSAYKRTRTRAILLDYDGTLMPQASIDKSPNAKSIEIMNSLCHDKNNLVFLVSARTRATLSDWFSACENLGVAAEHGYFLRLKRDAEWETCVPVADCSWKQIAEPVMNLYTETTDGSTIEDKETTLVWSYEDADPDFGSCQAKELLDHLESVLTNEPVSVKSGQHIVEVKPQGVSKGLVAQRLLSIMQERGLSSDFVLCIGDDRSDEDMFEVISTSIASTSLTPTAEVFACTVGQKPSKAKYYLDDTAEIVRLMQGLATVSEQALRTQQSLQNGL, encoded by the exons ATGGTGTCGCGGTCTTACTCAAACCTCCTCGAGCTAGCCTCCGGCGAGCCTCCCTCTATCAGCCAGATCCGCCGGCGGATCCCCCGCGTGATGACCGTCGCCGGCATCATCTCCGACCTCGACTCCGACTCCGACTCCGACGGCTCCGCCACCGGCCCCTCTTCCACCACCCGCGACCGCACCATCGTCGTCGCCAACCAACTCCCCATCCGCGCCCGCCGCCGCCCGGACGGCCGCGGCTGGGACTTCTCCTGGGACGAGGACTCCCTCCTCCTCCAGCTCAAGGACGCCATCGGCGACCGCGGCGCCGACATGGAGTTCTTCTACGTGGGCTGCCTTCGCGACGAGATCCCGCCGGCCGACCAGGACGACGTCGGCCAGGTCCTGCTCGAGTCCTTCAAGTGCGTGCCGGCCTTCCTGCCGCCCGACCTCCTCGCCCGCTACTACCACGGCTTCTGCAAGCAGCAGCTCTGGCCCCTGTTCCACTACATGCTTCCCATGTCCCCCGACCTCGGCGGACGCTTCGACCGCTCCCTGTGGCAGGCCTACGTCTCCGTGAACAAGATCTTCGCCGACAAGATCCTGGAGGTGATCAACCCCGACGACGACTTCGTCTGGGTCCACGACTACCATCTCATGGTCCTCCCCACCTTCCTCCGGAAGCGGTTCAACCGCATCAAGCTCGGGTTCTTCCTCCACAGCCCCTTCCCCTCCTCGGAAATCTACAAGACGCTGCCGGTCCGCGAGGAGCTCCTCCGTGCGCTGCTCAATTCCGACTTAATCGGGTTCCACACCTTCGACTACGCCCGCCATTTCCTCTCCTGCTGCGGCCGGATGCTCGGGCTATCGTACGAGTCGAAGCGGGGCTACATCGGGTTGGAGTACTACGGCCGCACGGTCAGCATCAAGATTCTGCCGGTGGGCATCCACTTGGGCCAGCTCAAGTCTGTGCTCGGCCTTCCGGAGACCGAGACGAAGGTCCAGGAGCTCAGGGAGCAGTTCTTGGAGAAGGGGAGGGTGATGATGCTCGGGGTAGACGACATGGACATCTTCAAGGGGATCAGCTTGAAGCTGCTGGCCATGGAGGAGCTGCTCAAGCAGCACCCGGAGTGGCGGGGGAAGGTGGTCCTGGTCCAGATCGCGAATCCGGCGAGAGGGCGGGGGAAGGGCGTGAAGGAGGTCCAGGCCGAGAGCTTTGCGACGATGAAGAGGATCAACGAGGCCTACGGCAACCCCGGGTATGAGCCCATCGTTCTGATCGACGAGCCTCTCCCCTTCTTTCACCGAATCGCTTACTACGTGGTGGCGGAGTGTTGCTTGGTCACAGCAGTCAGGGATGGCATGAACCTCATCCCCTACGAGTACATCATTTCCAGACAAGGGAACGAGAAATTGGATCGTGTCTTGGGCTTAGGCACGTCGGCTCAGAAGAAGAGCATGTTGGTGCTCtccgagttcatcggatgttctccGTCCCTGAGCGGAGCCATCAGGGTGAATCCATGGAACATAGAAGCCGTCGCCGATGCCATGGTCAATGCTCTGGAGATGTCAGAGCAGGAGAAGCAATTCCGGCATGAGAAGCACTACAAGTATGTTAGCACACACGATGTAGGGTACTGGGCAAACAGTTTCGTGCAAGACCTGGAAAGGACATGCAGGGATCACTCGAGGAGGAGGTGCTGGGGAATCGGCTTCGGATTGGGATTTAGGGTGGTTTCTCTTGATACAAACTTTAGGAAGCTTGCAATGGAGCACATTGTTTCAGCATACAAGAGAACGAGAACTCGTGCCATCCTTTTGGATTACGACGGCACGTTGATGCCACAAGCATCGATCGATAAGAGCCCTAACGCTAAATCGATCGAGATCATGAACAGCTTGTGTCATGATAAGAACAACCTAGTGTTCCTTGTTAGTGCCAGAACCCGAGCCACTCTCAGTGACTGGTTTTCTGCTTGTGAGAACCTGGGGGTAGCTGCAGAACATGGTTACTTTCTGAG GTTAAAGAGGGATGCAGAGTGGGAAACATGTGTCCCTGTTGCAGATTGCAGCTGGAAGCAGATTGCAGAGCCTGTAATGAACTTGTACACTGAAACAACTGATGGTTCGACGATCGAAGACAAGGAGACCACGCTTGTGTGGTCATATGAAGACGCTGATCCTGATTTTGGATCTTGCCAAGCCAAGGAGCTTCTTGATCATCTGGAGAGTGTCCTCACGAACGAACCAGTTTCAGTGAAGAGTGGTCAGCACATTGTGGAGGTTAAACCGCAG GGAGTGAGCAAGGGCCTGGTAGCCCAGCGCCTTCTTTCCATTATGCAGGAGAGGGGCTTATCGTCAGACTTTGTACTATGTATCGGAGATGACAGATCAGATGAAGACATGTTTGAGGTTATCAGTACTTCTATAGCAAGCACTTCTCTTACTCCGACAGCCGAAGTATTTGCATGCACAGTTGGTCAGAAACCCAGCAAGGCTAAATACTATCTGGACGATACAGCTGAGATTGTGAGGCTAATGCAAGGACTAGCAACTGTCTCAGAACAAGCACTCAGGACCCAGCAATCTCTGCAGAATGGTCTTTGA
- the LOC135643768 gene encoding uncharacterized protein LOC135643768 encodes MPATARTRAAPTDTPDETWRKRSRRAGRGDRSCFHRTCRPASRAHAGEASRLEDLRMWPRQQSGTTRAAVKEGKRWLLPCCSQVEVEVEEFDHTSQAQAILYLQFCSNHKGALRGNKVGYAFHYKKKSVIKTEEEEESLLGKIRGRGRRRSVAKAGGSGWVELLLRSKFFGVCEEHKETRKSEENIYCVDCGRRMCPHCVAGPACPHRAHRLLQIRRYVYQDVVRVHDMQKLLDCSRVQPYTVNGAKVVLLNPRTQSKPSKSNAGGSACQLCRRSISELNRYCSIACMADVEGAAAPGPIGCNPSEPFLPTLTAGLEGSQSPSCSFSPQPSDACRDDFHPRITEPPCPKVHRRKGRPRRAPLL; translated from the exons ATGCCGGCGACAGCCCGGACGAGGGCGGCCCCGACGGACACGCCCGACGAAACGTGGCGAAAGCGGAGCCGTCGTGCCGGGCGGGGCGACCGCAGCTGTTTCCATCGCACGTGCCGGCCTGCTTCCCGGGCCCACGCCGGTGAGGCCTCCCGATTGGAGGACCTTCGAATGTGGCCACGACAACAGTCGGGGACCACGAGGGCCGCCGTGAAAGAAGGAAAGCGATGGCTGCTGCCTTGCTGCTCCCAGgttgaggtggaggtggaggagttTG ATCACACTTCACAAGCTCAAGCAATTTTGTACCTTCAGTTTTGCAGCAACCACAAAGGAGCTTTGAGAGGGAACAAG GTGGGGTATGCGTTCCATTACAAGAAGAAGAGTGTCATCaagacagaggaggaggaggaaagcttACTTGGTAAGATAAGGGGGAGGGGAAGGCGGAGGAGCGTGGCGAAGGCGGGGGGATCGGGATGGGTGGAGTTACTGCTGCGGAGCAAGTTCTTCGGGGTGTGCGAGGAGCACAAGGAGACGCGGAAGAGCGAGGAGAACATCTACTGCGTCGACTGCGGGCGCCGCATGTGCCCCCACTGTGTCGCTGGGCCTGCTTGCCCCCACCGCGCCCACCGCCTCCTCCAGATCCGCCGCTACGTCTACCAGGACGTCGTCCGCGTCCACGACATGCAGAAGCTCCTCGACTGCTCCCGAGTCCAG CCTTACACCGTGAACGGCGCCAAAGTGGTGCTGCTGAATCCCAGGACGCAATCAAAGCCGTCCAAGTCGAACGCGGGCGGGTCCGCTTGCCAGCTCTGCCGTCGATCCATCTCGGAGCTCAATCGATACTGCTCCATCGCTTGCATGGCCGACGTGGAAGGAGCCGCGGCGCCCGGGCCCATCGGATGCAACCCATCGGAGCCGTTCCTTCCGACTCTGACGGCAGGGCTCGAGGGGTCGCAGTCCCCGTCGTGCTCGTTCTCGCCTCAGCCGTCCGATGCGTGCCGAGACGATTTCCACCCTCGGATCACCGAGCCCCCCTGTCCGAAGGTCCATAGAAGGAAAGGACGCCCTCGCCGGGCCCCACTTTTGTGA